A single Desulfofalx alkaliphila DSM 12257 DNA region contains:
- a CDS encoding MBL fold metallo-hydrolase: MSDLRVVTLSENTCVKRGLLAEHGLSLLIDYKGYRLLFDTGQGPSVVANARALSIDLKQLNAIALSHGHDDHTGGLLGVLRKTGPIDVYAHPEIFKEKYKSMAHNSYQCCGVPCSLNELTSAGARFKLNTKEVQPTPGLWLTGEIPRITEFEKTGERYFIEADEKYIPDTMLDDQALVAVTAKGPVVITGCAHAGLVNTLHHAAALTNSNHIYALVGGTHLHSASADKLAKTIDALKKFKVQKLAVNHCTGFKTQAELYRVFGDKLIINNTGDILEF, translated from the coding sequence ATGAGTGATTTGAGAGTAGTTACATTATCAGAGAACACCTGTGTGAAGAGGGGCTTGCTGGCTGAACACGGTTTATCGCTATTGATAGATTATAAAGGGTACCGTTTGCTTTTCGATACCGGTCAGGGCCCTTCAGTGGTGGCCAATGCCAGGGCACTGAGCATAGATTTAAAACAGCTTAATGCCATTGCACTGAGTCACGGTCACGATGACCATACCGGGGGCCTTTTGGGTGTATTGCGTAAAACAGGGCCAATAGATGTCTATGCCCATCCCGAAATCTTTAAGGAAAAATACAAATCTATGGCCCACAACAGCTATCAGTGCTGCGGTGTCCCTTGTTCATTAAATGAATTGACAAGTGCCGGTGCCAGGTTTAAATTAAACACAAAGGAGGTACAGCCGACACCCGGCCTTTGGCTTACCGGAGAAATTCCCCGGATAACCGAATTTGAAAAAACCGGTGAACGTTATTTTATTGAGGCTGACGAAAAATATATTCCTGATACCATGTTAGATGACCAGGCACTGGTAGCAGTAACGGCAAAGGGACCGGTGGTGATTACCGGCTGTGCCCATGCCGGGCTGGTAAATACCTTACACCATGCAGCGGCACTGACTAACAGCAATCACATCTATGCCTTGGTAGGCGGCACCCACCTGCACAGCGCTTCAGCAGATAAACTGGCCAAAACCATTGATGCCTTAAAGAAGTTCAAGGTGCAGAAGCTAGCAGTAAACCATTGCACCGGTTTTAAAACCCAGGCAGAACTCTACAGGGTGTTCGGTGATAAATTAATTATCAATAATACCGGCGATATATTAGAATTTTAA
- a CDS encoding winged helix-turn-helix domain-containing protein has protein sequence MNGKDDVCSVLCIHPEKVAKFNDGQIPEMGKLAELFKVLGDETRTKILYILSKEEMCVCDLASVLNATVSNVSHHLRLLRGAALVRYRKEGKVVYYTLDDHHVINLIKEGLEHLAHRG, from the coding sequence TTGAATGGAAAAGATGATGTATGTAGTGTTTTATGTATCCATCCTGAAAAGGTGGCAAAGTTTAATGACGGCCAAATTCCGGAGATGGGCAAACTTGCAGAACTGTTTAAGGTGCTGGGGGATGAAACAAGAACTAAAATACTTTACATTCTATCCAAAGAAGAAATGTGTGTTTGCGACTTAGCCAGCGTACTAAACGCCACTGTATCCAACGTATCACATCACCTGCGCCTGCTAAGGGGAGCGGCACTGGTGCGGTATCGGAAAGAAGGTAAGGTGGTTTATTACACCTTAGACGACCATCATGTGATCAACCTGATTAAAGAAGGGCTTGAGCACCTGGCTCATAGAGGATAA
- a CDS encoding heavy metal translocating P-type ATPase: protein MSDIKTQKSACPGGENCSCREAVVSDTLILTGLDCADCAAKLDKSIAALDGVVRSAVNFTTAKLRVDYRPGKLHRGDLVRHIEKLGYGVAKPKSDGSEREDLLRLTGLDCADCAAKLQKAVEKMPGVQEAAVNFGAGTLKIKHTGDIDGIINSIRQMGYGAVADGLQHSVPAAFWIQNRRVLTTLISGLFVMAGFLTLWLDAPQNYSIVLFSLAIVAGGYYPARAGLYSLSRGFSMDMNVLMIIAVLGAVGIGQWEEAATVIFLFSLGNALETYSMEKTRNSIRGLMQLAPETALVKREGKETVLPVSEVEVGDLVIVRPGERLPVDGKIICGQTAINQAPITGESMPVDKSPGDEVFAGTINGNGSIEVQVTKLVRDTTLARIINMVEEAQEQKAPSQRFVDIFARYYTPVVITLAVLVAAVPPLLFAEPFSPWFYKALTLLVVSCPCALVISTPVSVVSAIGNAARHGVLIKGGAYLEQAGAIKAVAFDKTGTLTLGRPEVTDVIAMPGNSKEEVLGIAAAVEVRSEHPLAEAVLRQAKKANVNYSIGEHFVALVGKGAKAKVEGQNYYVGNPMLFGKDLKHDLQQVKETMEQLQAEGKTAVLVGCKSNILGIIAVADRVRESSSEAIKQLKDLGVQPIMLTGDNRGTAEAIAKSVGIDELKANLLPQDKVRAIKGLQQRHRRVAMVGDGVNDAPALATANLGIAMGGTGTDVALETSDIALMSDDPTRVAYLIKLSKGARGIIKQNIAFSLLVKLAAVTLVFPGILNLWMAIMADTGAALLVILNGMRLLRVKP from the coding sequence TTGTCAGATATAAAAACACAAAAATCAGCCTGCCCGGGGGGAGAGAATTGCAGCTGCCGTGAGGCCGTTGTCTCTGATACCTTAATACTTACCGGCTTGGACTGTGCTGACTGTGCCGCTAAATTGGATAAATCAATTGCCGCTTTAGATGGTGTTGTACGATCGGCAGTTAACTTTACCACCGCTAAATTAAGGGTGGACTACCGGCCCGGTAAATTGCACCGGGGTGACCTGGTTAGGCATATTGAAAAACTGGGATACGGCGTGGCAAAGCCAAAGAGCGATGGGTCAGAAAGGGAAGATCTGCTACGGTTAACGGGGTTGGACTGTGCCGATTGTGCTGCCAAACTGCAAAAAGCGGTGGAGAAAATGCCCGGTGTACAGGAGGCCGCAGTAAATTTTGGGGCCGGCACCTTAAAAATTAAGCATACCGGTGATATAGACGGCATTATTAACAGTATCAGGCAGATGGGTTATGGCGCCGTTGCCGATGGCCTGCAGCATAGTGTTCCGGCCGCCTTCTGGATACAAAACCGGCGGGTGCTGACAACTTTAATTTCAGGCTTGTTTGTGATGGCCGGTTTTTTAACACTTTGGCTGGATGCACCACAAAATTATTCCATTGTCCTTTTTAGCTTAGCAATAGTTGCAGGCGGTTACTACCCGGCCAGGGCAGGACTTTATTCCTTAAGCCGGGGTTTCAGCATGGATATGAATGTGCTGATGATAATTGCGGTGCTCGGTGCCGTAGGAATTGGTCAATGGGAAGAGGCGGCCACCGTGATATTTTTATTTTCACTTGGCAACGCCCTGGAAACTTACAGCATGGAAAAGACCCGCAATTCTATTCGGGGATTGATGCAGCTTGCTCCGGAGACGGCGCTGGTAAAGCGAGAGGGTAAGGAGACGGTGCTGCCGGTATCGGAAGTGGAGGTGGGTGATCTTGTCATAGTTCGTCCCGGTGAGCGATTACCGGTAGACGGCAAAATAATTTGTGGTCAAACTGCCATCAATCAAGCACCCATTACCGGGGAGTCAATGCCGGTGGACAAATCCCCAGGAGACGAAGTGTTCGCCGGTACAATAAACGGCAACGGTTCCATTGAGGTACAGGTGACAAAACTTGTAAGGGATACCACACTGGCCCGCATTATTAATATGGTGGAAGAGGCCCAGGAGCAAAAGGCACCTTCCCAGAGGTTTGTAGATATATTTGCCCGTTATTATACACCGGTTGTAATAACACTGGCTGTATTGGTGGCAGCTGTACCTCCTTTACTTTTTGCGGAACCGTTTTCACCTTGGTTTTATAAAGCCCTCACCTTGCTGGTGGTTTCTTGCCCTTGTGCCTTGGTAATTTCTACGCCGGTTTCAGTGGTGTCGGCAATCGGCAATGCCGCCAGGCATGGTGTGCTGATCAAGGGTGGGGCCTATTTAGAACAGGCGGGAGCCATTAAGGCAGTGGCCTTTGATAAAACAGGTACCCTTACCCTGGGTCGACCGGAAGTAACTGATGTGATAGCAATGCCGGGCAACAGTAAAGAAGAAGTACTTGGCATAGCCGCTGCGGTTGAAGTGCGCTCAGAACACCCATTGGCCGAGGCAGTGCTGCGGCAGGCTAAGAAAGCAAACGTAAATTATTCCATCGGAGAGCACTTTGTAGCCTTGGTGGGTAAGGGTGCAAAGGCAAAGGTGGAGGGGCAAAATTACTATGTGGGCAACCCAATGCTATTTGGCAAAGATTTAAAACATGATTTGCAGCAGGTAAAAGAAACCATGGAACAACTGCAGGCAGAGGGTAAGACAGCAGTGTTGGTGGGCTGCAAGTCAAATATTTTAGGAATCATTGCAGTGGCTGACAGGGTGAGGGAGAGTAGTTCTGAGGCAATAAAGCAATTAAAAGACCTTGGTGTGCAGCCCATTATGCTCACCGGAGATAACCGGGGAACCGCCGAGGCAATCGCCAAAAGTGTGGGCATAGATGAACTTAAGGCTAATTTACTGCCCCAAGATAAGGTGAGGGCCATCAAAGGGTTACAGCAAAGACACCGGCGAGTGGCCATGGTGGGTGACGGTGTTAACGATGCACCGGCCTTGGCCACTGCTAACCTGGGCATTGCCATGGGAGGAACCGGCACCGATGTTGCTTTAGAGACATCAGACATAGCATTAATGTCTGACGACCCTACCAGGGTGGCCTACTTAATTAAATTAAGTAAAGGTGCCCGGGGAATAATTAAGCAAAATATTGCCTTTTCGCTGCTTGTAAAACTGGCGGCGGTGACCCTGGTATTTCCGGGGATACTCAACCTGTGGATGGCGATAATGGCAGATACCGGCGCTGCCCTGCTGGTTATTTTAAACGGCATGAGATTGTTGAGAGTTAAACCATAA